The Gouania willdenowi chromosome 20, fGouWil2.1, whole genome shotgun sequence genome window below encodes:
- the shisa2b gene encoding protein shisa-2 produces MCVGGFTVSVTVIVTLLLVIIDVKASGEYCHGWQDSQGVWKEGFQCPEKIDAGDAIICCGKCELRYCCSSTDARLDQGSCDNDRQALEPGAESKEDRDSSAVPIYVPFLIVGSVFVAFILVGSVVAVCCCRCLRPKQELSTTGATGSGTSSGRLLETIPMMANTSRGSSSRQSSTATSSSSSAPPAAPRPAPPPMMRAQASCCLPPDASVFVNMPTNFSVLNCQQATQIMPHQGQFLHPQYIGYAHAVSPAATYMDPTQGGYRPLQSPCPPPTVGSSVACEQKYPPVTV; encoded by the exons ATGTGCGTCGGAGGTTTCACGGTGTCTGTCACCGTGATTGTGACTCTTCTGCTGGTCATCATTGACGTGAAAGCCAGTGGAGAGTACTGTCACGGCTGGCAGGACTCACAGGGTGTGTGGAAGGAGGGCTTTCAGTGCCCGGAGAAGATCGATGCCGGGGACGCGATCATCTGCTGTGGAAAGTGCGAGCTGCGCTACTGCTGCTCCAGCACCGACGCACGGCTGGACCAGGGCAGCTGTGACAACGACCGACAGGCCCTGGAGCCCGGGGCGGAGAGCAAAGAGGACAGGGACTCCAGTGCAG TGCCCATATACGTGCCCTTCCTGATTGTGGGCTCAGTCTTCGTAGCCTTCATCCTGGTTGGCTCAGTGGTCGCCGTGTGCTGCTGTCGCTGCCTACGACCCAAACAGGAACTGTCCACCACGGGGGCCACAGGAAGTGGAACCAGCAGCGGCCGCCTCCTGGAGACCATCCCCATGATGGCCAACACCTCCAGAGGATCGTCATCCCGACAGTCGAGCACTGCCACCTCTTCCAGCTCCTCGGCGCCCCCTGCGGCCCCTCGCCCTGCCCCGCCCCCTATGATGAGAGCTCAGGCCTCCTGCTGTTTGCCCCCTGACGCCAGCGTCTTTGTCAACATGCCCACTAACTTCTCGGTGCTTAATTGTCAGCAGGCCACGCAGATCATGCCACACCAAGGACAGTTCCTCCACCCGCAGTACATTGGTTATGCCCATGCTGTGTCCCccgctgccacctacatggacCCCACCCAGGGGGGCTACCGTCCCCTCCAGTCCCCCTGCCCTCCTCCCACTGTAGGGTCCAGTGTCGCCTGTGAGCAGAAATACCCTCCAGTGACAGTGTGA